In Tamandua tetradactyla isolate mTamTet1 chromosome 7, mTamTet1.pri, whole genome shotgun sequence, the following are encoded in one genomic region:
- the LOC143691731 gene encoding uncharacterized protein LOC143691731 isoform X1, whose product MSLFLPLSAPFHSQGRGLPGGYLPSFLPCLLLQEISIMDYVKNKTCNSKTCQTCTSKTCPYSCYLAYTLDATWWYPENLTAKHPSLPHHNFAMRKHAVLPTNPCPIPHWTKTTTFDSLPLSHFTWYHCYYPLPCNQNPSFSLYSPYAANESDLAGFGLPAFVDNYLCGKYACLDLRPLSGVKPLRLGTAYATPTCSRKNRQQLSGPIYNPLLISTINISAAVHLTPPFFFYLCPNITLLQNCILANFWNVSYPYAFIVLQPRLIWIPLNASTWVAPQLPYSFRTEGLSSFFRRKRDFRISAAIAAAVVASLAAATTAAVALTRTSTTAEVINNLTRTAAGALGNQEDLNLLMHHSIFNLQQQMDLIAQDIEALYDITSSMCDGWRRMDRVKKTQLCRWIFLAVFLLLFTFVLHLAILALAEEGQMTLTFPLLIQTNLGEVSARAIHESSNTALPWLTDTTTTVLRGQ is encoded by the exons ATgtctctctttctcccactcaGCGCTCCTTTTCATTCTCAAGGACGAGGACTCCCAGGTGGATAtctgccctccttccttccctgtctTCTTTTACAGGAAATTAGCATTATGGACTACGTCAAAAACAAAACGTGTAATTCCAAAACGTGTCAAACGTGTACTTCTAAAACGTGTCCTTACTCCTGCTATTTAGCCTACACCCTTGATGCTACTTGGTGGTACCCGGAAAACCTCACGGCTAAACACCCATCACTGCCACACCACAATTTTGCCATGCGCAAGCACGCCGTTCTGCCAACTAATCCCTGTCCTATACCCCACTGGACTAAAACGACCACTTTTGATTCCCTCCCACTTAGCCATTTCACCTGGTATCACTGTTACTACCCTCTCCCCTGTAATCaaaatccttccttctccctctattcTCCATATGCTGCTAACGAATCGGATCTTGCAGGCTTCGGCTTACCCGCGTTTGTTGACAATTACTTATGTGGCAAATATGCCTGCCTCGACCTCCGCCCCCTCTCCGGCGTCAAGCCGCTCAGATTAGGTACCGCCTATGCCACCCCTACTTGCTCCCGGAAAAACAGGCAGCAACTGAGCGGCCCAATCTATAACCCCTTACTTATATCTACTATCAACATCTCCGCTGCAGTTCATCTCACCCCGCCCTTCTTCTTCTATCTTTGCCCCAACATAACTCTCCTTCAAAACTGTATTCTCGCTAACTTTTGGAACGTTTCATATCCTTATGCGTTTATTGTGTTGCAGCCACGTCTAATATGGATCCCCCTGAACGCTTCCACCTGGGTAGCCCCGCAACTCCCCTATTCTTTCAGAACCGAAGGGCTGTCCTCATTCTTCCGCCGCAAGCGAGACTTCAGAATTTCTGCCGCGATCGCTGCCGCTGTCGTCGCATCTCTAGCCGCCGCTACTACAGCTGCTGTCGCCCTCACCCGAACCTCCACCACCGCAGAAGTCATCAACAACCTCACTCGTACTGCTGCCGGTGCACTCGGCAATCAAGAAGACCTAAACCTTCTAATGCACCACTCTATCTTCAATCTACAGCAGCAGATGGACCTAATCGCCCAAGACATCGAAGCCCTCTACGACATAACTTCTTCCATGTGTGATGGATG GAGACGTATGGACCGTGTGAAGAAAACACAGCTCTGTCGTTGGATTTTCCTTGCCGTTTTTCTCCTCCTGTTTACCTTTGTCCTGCACCTTGCCATTTTGGCCTTGGCAGAAGAG GGGCAGATGACTTTGACATTCCCTCTGTTGATCCAAACAAACCTGGGAGAAGTGTCTGCACGAGCAATACAT GAATCCAGTAACACAGCCCTGCCTTGGCTCACTGATACCACAACTACTGTGTTGAGGGGACAGTGA
- the LOC143691731 gene encoding uncharacterized protein LOC143691731 isoform X3, producing the protein MSLFLPLSAPFHSQGRGLPGGYLPSFLPCLLLQEISIMDYVKNKTCNSKTCQTCTSKTCPYSCYLAYTLDATWWYPENLTAKHPSLPHHNFAMRKHAVLPTNPCPIPHWTKTTTFDSLPLSHFTWYHCYYPLPCNQNPSFSLYSPYAANESDLAGFGLPAFVDNYLCGKYACLDLRPLSGVKPLRLGTAYATPTCSRKNRQQLSGPIYNPLLISTINISAAVHLTPPFFFYLCPNITLLQNCILANFWNVSYPYAFIVLQPRLIWIPLNASTWVAPQLPYSFRTEGLSSFFRRKRDFRISAAIAAAVVASLAAATTAAVALTRTSTTAEVINNLTRTAAGALGNQEDLNLLMHHSIFNLQQQMDLIAQDIEALYDITSSMCDGWRRMDRVKKTQLCRWIFLAVFLLLFTFVLHLAILALAEEESSNTALPWLTDTTTTVLRGQ; encoded by the exons ATgtctctctttctcccactcaGCGCTCCTTTTCATTCTCAAGGACGAGGACTCCCAGGTGGATAtctgccctccttccttccctgtctTCTTTTACAGGAAATTAGCATTATGGACTACGTCAAAAACAAAACGTGTAATTCCAAAACGTGTCAAACGTGTACTTCTAAAACGTGTCCTTACTCCTGCTATTTAGCCTACACCCTTGATGCTACTTGGTGGTACCCGGAAAACCTCACGGCTAAACACCCATCACTGCCACACCACAATTTTGCCATGCGCAAGCACGCCGTTCTGCCAACTAATCCCTGTCCTATACCCCACTGGACTAAAACGACCACTTTTGATTCCCTCCCACTTAGCCATTTCACCTGGTATCACTGTTACTACCCTCTCCCCTGTAATCaaaatccttccttctccctctattcTCCATATGCTGCTAACGAATCGGATCTTGCAGGCTTCGGCTTACCCGCGTTTGTTGACAATTACTTATGTGGCAAATATGCCTGCCTCGACCTCCGCCCCCTCTCCGGCGTCAAGCCGCTCAGATTAGGTACCGCCTATGCCACCCCTACTTGCTCCCGGAAAAACAGGCAGCAACTGAGCGGCCCAATCTATAACCCCTTACTTATATCTACTATCAACATCTCCGCTGCAGTTCATCTCACCCCGCCCTTCTTCTTCTATCTTTGCCCCAACATAACTCTCCTTCAAAACTGTATTCTCGCTAACTTTTGGAACGTTTCATATCCTTATGCGTTTATTGTGTTGCAGCCACGTCTAATATGGATCCCCCTGAACGCTTCCACCTGGGTAGCCCCGCAACTCCCCTATTCTTTCAGAACCGAAGGGCTGTCCTCATTCTTCCGCCGCAAGCGAGACTTCAGAATTTCTGCCGCGATCGCTGCCGCTGTCGTCGCATCTCTAGCCGCCGCTACTACAGCTGCTGTCGCCCTCACCCGAACCTCCACCACCGCAGAAGTCATCAACAACCTCACTCGTACTGCTGCCGGTGCACTCGGCAATCAAGAAGACCTAAACCTTCTAATGCACCACTCTATCTTCAATCTACAGCAGCAGATGGACCTAATCGCCCAAGACATCGAAGCCCTCTACGACATAACTTCTTCCATGTGTGATGGATG GAGACGTATGGACCGTGTGAAGAAAACACAGCTCTGTCGTTGGATTTTCCTTGCCGTTTTTCTCCTCCTGTTTACCTTTGTCCTGCACCTTGCCATTTTGGCCTTGGCAGAAGAG GAATCCAGTAACACAGCCCTGCCTTGGCTCACTGATACCACAACTACTGTGTTGAGGGGACAGTGA
- the LOC143691731 gene encoding uncharacterized protein LOC143691731 isoform X2 yields MSLFLPLSAPFHSQGRGLPGGYLPSFLPCLLLQEISIMDYVKNKTCNSKTCQTCTSKTCPYSCYLAYTLDATWWYPENLTAKHPSLPHHNFAMRKHAVLPTNPCPIPHWTKTTTFDSLPLSHFTWYHCYYPLPCNQNPSFSLYSPYAANESDLAGFGLPAFVDNYLCGKYACLDLRPLSGVKPLRLGTAYATPTCSRKNRQQLSGPIYNPLLISTINISAAVHLTPPFFFYLCPNITLLQNCILANFWNVSYPYAFIVLQPRLIWIPLNASTWVAPQLPYSFRTEGLSSFFRRKRDFRISAAIAAAVVASLAAATTAAVALTRTSTTAEVINNLTRTAAGALGNQEDLNLLMHHSIFNLQQQMDLIAQDIEALYDITSSMCDGWRRMDRVKKTQLCRWIFLAVFLLLFTFVLHLAILALAEEGQMTLTFPLLIQTNLGEVSARAIHSCF; encoded by the exons ATgtctctctttctcccactcaGCGCTCCTTTTCATTCTCAAGGACGAGGACTCCCAGGTGGATAtctgccctccttccttccctgtctTCTTTTACAGGAAATTAGCATTATGGACTACGTCAAAAACAAAACGTGTAATTCCAAAACGTGTCAAACGTGTACTTCTAAAACGTGTCCTTACTCCTGCTATTTAGCCTACACCCTTGATGCTACTTGGTGGTACCCGGAAAACCTCACGGCTAAACACCCATCACTGCCACACCACAATTTTGCCATGCGCAAGCACGCCGTTCTGCCAACTAATCCCTGTCCTATACCCCACTGGACTAAAACGACCACTTTTGATTCCCTCCCACTTAGCCATTTCACCTGGTATCACTGTTACTACCCTCTCCCCTGTAATCaaaatccttccttctccctctattcTCCATATGCTGCTAACGAATCGGATCTTGCAGGCTTCGGCTTACCCGCGTTTGTTGACAATTACTTATGTGGCAAATATGCCTGCCTCGACCTCCGCCCCCTCTCCGGCGTCAAGCCGCTCAGATTAGGTACCGCCTATGCCACCCCTACTTGCTCCCGGAAAAACAGGCAGCAACTGAGCGGCCCAATCTATAACCCCTTACTTATATCTACTATCAACATCTCCGCTGCAGTTCATCTCACCCCGCCCTTCTTCTTCTATCTTTGCCCCAACATAACTCTCCTTCAAAACTGTATTCTCGCTAACTTTTGGAACGTTTCATATCCTTATGCGTTTATTGTGTTGCAGCCACGTCTAATATGGATCCCCCTGAACGCTTCCACCTGGGTAGCCCCGCAACTCCCCTATTCTTTCAGAACCGAAGGGCTGTCCTCATTCTTCCGCCGCAAGCGAGACTTCAGAATTTCTGCCGCGATCGCTGCCGCTGTCGTCGCATCTCTAGCCGCCGCTACTACAGCTGCTGTCGCCCTCACCCGAACCTCCACCACCGCAGAAGTCATCAACAACCTCACTCGTACTGCTGCCGGTGCACTCGGCAATCAAGAAGACCTAAACCTTCTAATGCACCACTCTATCTTCAATCTACAGCAGCAGATGGACCTAATCGCCCAAGACATCGAAGCCCTCTACGACATAACTTCTTCCATGTGTGATGGATG GAGACGTATGGACCGTGTGAAGAAAACACAGCTCTGTCGTTGGATTTTCCTTGCCGTTTTTCTCCTCCTGTTTACCTTTGTCCTGCACCTTGCCATTTTGGCCTTGGCAGAAGAG GGGCAGATGACTTTGACATTCCCTCTGTTGATCCAAACAAACCTGGGAGAAGTGTCTGCACGAGCAATACAT tcttGTTTCTAG
- the LOC143691731 gene encoding uncharacterized protein LOC143691731 isoform X4, with protein MSLFLPLSAPFHSQGRGLPGGYLPSFLPCLLLQEISIMDYVKNKTCNSKTCQTCTSKTCPYSCYLAYTLDATWWYPENLTAKHPSLPHHNFAMRKHAVLPTNPCPIPHWTKTTTFDSLPLSHFTWYHCYYPLPCNQNPSFSLYSPYAANESDLAGFGLPAFVDNYLCGKYACLDLRPLSGVKPLRLGTAYATPTCSRKNRQQLSGPIYNPLLISTINISAAVHLTPPFFFYLCPNITLLQNCILANFWNVSYPYAFIVLQPRLIWIPLNASTWVAPQLPYSFRTEGLSSFFRRKRDFRISAAIAAAVVASLAAATTAAVALTRTSTTAEVINNLTRTAAGALGNQEDLNLLMHHSIFNLQQQMDLIAQDIEALYDITSSMCDGWRRMDRVKKTQLCRWIFLAVFLLLFTFVLHLAILALAEESCF; from the exons ATgtctctctttctcccactcaGCGCTCCTTTTCATTCTCAAGGACGAGGACTCCCAGGTGGATAtctgccctccttccttccctgtctTCTTTTACAGGAAATTAGCATTATGGACTACGTCAAAAACAAAACGTGTAATTCCAAAACGTGTCAAACGTGTACTTCTAAAACGTGTCCTTACTCCTGCTATTTAGCCTACACCCTTGATGCTACTTGGTGGTACCCGGAAAACCTCACGGCTAAACACCCATCACTGCCACACCACAATTTTGCCATGCGCAAGCACGCCGTTCTGCCAACTAATCCCTGTCCTATACCCCACTGGACTAAAACGACCACTTTTGATTCCCTCCCACTTAGCCATTTCACCTGGTATCACTGTTACTACCCTCTCCCCTGTAATCaaaatccttccttctccctctattcTCCATATGCTGCTAACGAATCGGATCTTGCAGGCTTCGGCTTACCCGCGTTTGTTGACAATTACTTATGTGGCAAATATGCCTGCCTCGACCTCCGCCCCCTCTCCGGCGTCAAGCCGCTCAGATTAGGTACCGCCTATGCCACCCCTACTTGCTCCCGGAAAAACAGGCAGCAACTGAGCGGCCCAATCTATAACCCCTTACTTATATCTACTATCAACATCTCCGCTGCAGTTCATCTCACCCCGCCCTTCTTCTTCTATCTTTGCCCCAACATAACTCTCCTTCAAAACTGTATTCTCGCTAACTTTTGGAACGTTTCATATCCTTATGCGTTTATTGTGTTGCAGCCACGTCTAATATGGATCCCCCTGAACGCTTCCACCTGGGTAGCCCCGCAACTCCCCTATTCTTTCAGAACCGAAGGGCTGTCCTCATTCTTCCGCCGCAAGCGAGACTTCAGAATTTCTGCCGCGATCGCTGCCGCTGTCGTCGCATCTCTAGCCGCCGCTACTACAGCTGCTGTCGCCCTCACCCGAACCTCCACCACCGCAGAAGTCATCAACAACCTCACTCGTACTGCTGCCGGTGCACTCGGCAATCAAGAAGACCTAAACCTTCTAATGCACCACTCTATCTTCAATCTACAGCAGCAGATGGACCTAATCGCCCAAGACATCGAAGCCCTCTACGACATAACTTCTTCCATGTGTGATGGATG GAGACGTATGGACCGTGTGAAGAAAACACAGCTCTGTCGTTGGATTTTCCTTGCCGTTTTTCTCCTCCTGTTTACCTTTGTCCTGCACCTTGCCATTTTGGCCTTGGCAGAAGAG tcttGTTTCTAG
- the LOC143691731 gene encoding uncharacterized protein LOC143691731 isoform X5 codes for MSLFLPLSAPFHSQGRGLPGGYLPSFLPCLLLQEISIMDYVKNKTCNSKTCQTCTSKTCPYSCYLAYTLDATWWYPENLTAKHPSLPHHNFAMRKHAVLPTNPCPIPHWTKTTTFDSLPLSHFTWYHCYYPLPCNQNPSFSLYSPYAANESDLAGFGLPAFVDNYLCGKYACLDLRPLSGVKPLRLGTAYATPTCSRKNRQQLSGPIYNPLLISTINISAAVHLTPPFFFYLCPNITLLQNCILANFWNVSYPYAFIVLQPRLIWIPLNASTWVAPQLPYSFRTEGLSSFFRRKRDFRISAAIAAAVVASLAAATTAAVALTRTSTTAEVINNLTRTAAGALGNQEDLNLLMHHSIFNLQQQMDLIAQDIEALYDITSSMCDGCNSRTSKPLRGRRPSPTGTGDVWTV; via the exons ATgtctctctttctcccactcaGCGCTCCTTTTCATTCTCAAGGACGAGGACTCCCAGGTGGATAtctgccctccttccttccctgtctTCTTTTACAGGAAATTAGCATTATGGACTACGTCAAAAACAAAACGTGTAATTCCAAAACGTGTCAAACGTGTACTTCTAAAACGTGTCCTTACTCCTGCTATTTAGCCTACACCCTTGATGCTACTTGGTGGTACCCGGAAAACCTCACGGCTAAACACCCATCACTGCCACACCACAATTTTGCCATGCGCAAGCACGCCGTTCTGCCAACTAATCCCTGTCCTATACCCCACTGGACTAAAACGACCACTTTTGATTCCCTCCCACTTAGCCATTTCACCTGGTATCACTGTTACTACCCTCTCCCCTGTAATCaaaatccttccttctccctctattcTCCATATGCTGCTAACGAATCGGATCTTGCAGGCTTCGGCTTACCCGCGTTTGTTGACAATTACTTATGTGGCAAATATGCCTGCCTCGACCTCCGCCCCCTCTCCGGCGTCAAGCCGCTCAGATTAGGTACCGCCTATGCCACCCCTACTTGCTCCCGGAAAAACAGGCAGCAACTGAGCGGCCCAATCTATAACCCCTTACTTATATCTACTATCAACATCTCCGCTGCAGTTCATCTCACCCCGCCCTTCTTCTTCTATCTTTGCCCCAACATAACTCTCCTTCAAAACTGTATTCTCGCTAACTTTTGGAACGTTTCATATCCTTATGCGTTTATTGTGTTGCAGCCACGTCTAATATGGATCCCCCTGAACGCTTCCACCTGGGTAGCCCCGCAACTCCCCTATTCTTTCAGAACCGAAGGGCTGTCCTCATTCTTCCGCCGCAAGCGAGACTTCAGAATTTCTGCCGCGATCGCTGCCGCTGTCGTCGCATCTCTAGCCGCCGCTACTACAGCTGCTGTCGCCCTCACCCGAACCTCCACCACCGCAGAAGTCATCAACAACCTCACTCGTACTGCTGCCGGTGCACTCGGCAATCAAGAAGACCTAAACCTTCTAATGCACCACTCTATCTTCAATCTACAGCAGCAGATGGACCTAATCGCCCAAGACATCGAAGCCCTCTACGACATAACTTCTTCCATGTGTGATGGATG caaCTCTCGAACTTCAAAACCCCTTCGTGGACGCAGGCCATCGCCAACAGGCACAG GAGACGTATGGACCGTGTGA